A DNA window from Polyangium spumosum contains the following coding sequences:
- a CDS encoding tetratricopeptide repeat protein has protein sequence MKQSNVSALRKLRFVTGAAALFTAAVATGPASAADECITQQAKDALAQCPGGSLKQSAGKKPAMSFKSAPQGIQLKKRDDQLKPTNPTASMNAAQRDERRNRLAARSRQLLITEIQGLESLFSNTPKNAPDRPKLMRRLAEGYVELESAAFRDKTEQSINADEAKRKNPKAEKGFRAEAAKADKILVAARQQAIKYYTLLKNGYPKWCQSSNAQDPTKSTGCTDEVLYYLAYEYEQANQLDQARKVYFELIQNWPQSKFIPNAYLAFGELFFNEAQGDPSKWQLAEQSYLEVTKYPAPDNKVWGYAHYKLGYVYWNQGEFPKALSEFKKTIEYGTQYQQLPNAKELANSARRDIIPVYALAAAPRAAHDFFKPLSGDTGINNEKTLKMLDDLGQNYLDTGHYKEGIELYKDLMARDRGPKFCKYQGHITEATLAMKSGNKDSIKGELDQMLEVHNKFVSEGHPDDAKLKCSNSTAGLLTETAMAWHLEAVGSGGVRGTGDKKTMTLATALYERVVQNFKQEQFARFEFPRIVKEDWPNIFKIKYAMADLAYFNKDWAKCGPAFDSVVAEDPSGPLAPEAAFAAVLCYQNIYTETHKDGSDKKGSGNLPSAADGGKKGDKKADKAKYAPKEFTPNQKGMLTAFNRYICYIKPPENDKEAQENYVEVKYARARTYFEAQHWEEAAFAFRDVAVNHSDKDVGIYATQLYLESLNILGSNSEPTRPSCYDNMAEDVPRFLDLYCKGGKEKENAEQCGILTRIQRDIERLRAQKLIESADAGGTGVDTIKLYEKGAQAYMDLWKKYGEAACEKKEASCEKSEEILYNAARAFQAARLIAKSITARQILLNPKYNLEKTELAKKSIYEIGGNYQAIAVYDEAANWYERFARENPKMEKAAEALQDAVVLRLGLGQEDQAIKDADLFNRNYGSQKPSEAAKIAFAIGSHYIDKEDWDGARRRLSSAMGQIDRNATFDVQIQAHAMLGRVFTKINNPSSATPEYNKVRGYWKDPQAALKKLDAIGGGDDEKLRRLAKSLTAVGEALFFFAELKKKEVDKIQFPIYKGSGQRDDVMKHIQTKVMDWIKKKRPAIEQASNEYVKIVNLEPLPPPRWVIAAGSRVGGMWSKFVAEFRAAPIPKEWKGNGMVPGTDLSYAELRGEYYAKLDEASEPQKLSAKAAFKKCLDYSVKYQFFDEYSRACEVWLSKNYSAEYHLIDEFRGSPSRVNSGLSDRAQPVNLDGTAFVPVLDVPQAENKPAAASGDKPADAKPGTSPEKAAIQGATTKKN, from the coding sequence ATGAAGCAGTCCAACGTGAGTGCGCTGCGCAAGCTCCGTTTCGTGACGGGCGCAGCGGCACTTTTCACCGCCGCCGTCGCGACGGGCCCGGCGTCGGCCGCCGATGAATGCATCACGCAACAGGCGAAGGACGCGCTGGCGCAGTGCCCCGGCGGGTCGCTGAAGCAGAGCGCCGGCAAGAAGCCGGCGATGAGCTTCAAGTCGGCGCCGCAGGGGATTCAGCTCAAGAAGCGTGACGACCAGCTCAAGCCGACGAACCCGACGGCGTCGATGAACGCCGCGCAACGCGACGAGCGTCGCAACAGGCTGGCGGCGCGCTCGCGCCAGCTGCTGATCACCGAGATCCAGGGCCTCGAGAGCCTCTTCTCGAACACGCCGAAGAACGCGCCCGATCGTCCGAAGTTGATGCGGCGCCTCGCGGAGGGCTACGTCGAGCTCGAGTCGGCCGCGTTCCGCGACAAGACCGAGCAGAGCATCAACGCCGACGAGGCGAAGCGCAAGAACCCCAAGGCAGAGAAGGGGTTCCGTGCCGAGGCGGCGAAGGCCGACAAGATCCTCGTCGCCGCGCGGCAGCAGGCGATCAAGTACTACACGCTGCTGAAGAACGGCTACCCGAAGTGGTGCCAGAGCTCGAACGCGCAGGATCCGACGAAGAGCACGGGCTGCACGGACGAGGTGCTCTACTACCTCGCGTACGAGTACGAGCAGGCCAACCAGCTCGATCAAGCGCGCAAGGTGTACTTCGAGCTGATCCAGAACTGGCCGCAGTCGAAGTTCATCCCGAACGCGTACCTCGCGTTCGGCGAGCTCTTCTTCAACGAGGCGCAGGGTGATCCCTCCAAGTGGCAGCTCGCGGAGCAGTCGTACCTGGAGGTCACGAAGTACCCGGCGCCCGACAACAAGGTCTGGGGCTACGCGCACTACAAGCTCGGCTACGTCTACTGGAACCAGGGTGAGTTCCCGAAGGCGCTCTCCGAGTTCAAGAAGACCATCGAGTACGGCACGCAGTACCAGCAGCTGCCGAACGCGAAGGAGCTCGCGAACTCCGCGCGGCGCGACATCATCCCGGTGTACGCGCTCGCGGCTGCGCCGAGGGCCGCGCACGACTTCTTCAAGCCGCTCTCGGGCGACACGGGCATCAACAACGAGAAGACGCTCAAGATGCTCGACGATCTCGGCCAGAACTACCTCGACACCGGCCACTACAAGGAAGGCATCGAGCTCTACAAAGACCTCATGGCTCGCGATCGTGGTCCCAAGTTCTGCAAGTACCAGGGACACATCACCGAGGCCACGCTGGCCATGAAGTCGGGCAACAAGGACTCGATCAAGGGCGAGCTCGACCAGATGCTCGAGGTGCACAACAAGTTCGTCTCCGAAGGGCACCCCGACGACGCGAAGCTGAAGTGCTCGAACTCGACCGCGGGTCTGCTCACCGAGACCGCGATGGCGTGGCACCTCGAGGCCGTCGGATCGGGCGGCGTTCGCGGCACGGGTGACAAGAAGACGATGACGCTCGCGACGGCGCTCTACGAGCGCGTCGTGCAGAACTTCAAGCAGGAGCAGTTCGCACGCTTCGAGTTCCCGCGCATCGTGAAGGAAGACTGGCCGAACATCTTCAAGATCAAGTACGCGATGGCCGACCTCGCGTACTTCAACAAGGACTGGGCGAAGTGCGGCCCGGCCTTCGACTCGGTCGTCGCGGAGGATCCCAGCGGTCCGCTCGCTCCCGAGGCCGCGTTCGCGGCGGTGCTCTGCTACCAGAACATCTATACCGAGACGCACAAGGACGGCTCGGACAAGAAGGGCAGCGGCAACCTCCCGAGCGCTGCGGACGGCGGCAAGAAGGGGGACAAGAAGGCCGACAAGGCCAAGTACGCCCCGAAGGAGTTCACCCCCAACCAGAAGGGCATGCTGACCGCGTTCAACCGGTACATTTGCTACATCAAGCCGCCGGAGAACGACAAGGAAGCGCAGGAGAACTACGTCGAGGTCAAGTACGCGCGCGCCCGCACCTACTTCGAGGCACAGCACTGGGAGGAGGCGGCGTTTGCGTTCCGCGACGTTGCGGTCAACCACTCCGACAAGGACGTGGGCATCTACGCGACGCAGCTCTACCTCGAGTCGTTGAACATCCTCGGCTCGAACTCCGAGCCGACGCGGCCGTCCTGCTACGACAACATGGCGGAGGACGTGCCCAGGTTCCTCGACCTGTACTGCAAGGGCGGCAAGGAGAAGGAGAACGCCGAGCAGTGCGGGATCCTGACGCGCATCCAGCGCGACATCGAGCGTCTGCGCGCGCAGAAGCTGATCGAGTCGGCGGACGCCGGTGGCACTGGCGTGGACACGATCAAGCTGTACGAGAAGGGCGCGCAGGCCTACATGGACCTGTGGAAGAAGTACGGCGAGGCGGCGTGCGAGAAGAAGGAAGCCTCCTGCGAGAAGAGCGAGGAGATCCTCTACAACGCGGCCCGCGCGTTCCAGGCCGCGCGCCTCATCGCGAAGTCGATCACGGCGCGTCAGATCCTGCTGAACCCGAAGTACAACCTCGAGAAGACCGAGCTCGCCAAGAAGTCGATCTACGAGATCGGCGGTAACTACCAGGCGATCGCGGTCTACGACGAGGCTGCCAACTGGTACGAGCGGTTCGCGCGTGAGAACCCGAAGATGGAGAAGGCGGCCGAGGCGCTTCAGGACGCCGTCGTGCTCCGTCTCGGTCTTGGGCAGGAGGACCAGGCGATCAAGGACGCCGACCTCTTCAACAGGAACTACGGGTCGCAGAAGCCCTCCGAGGCCGCGAAGATCGCGTTCGCCATCGGATCTCACTACATCGACAAGGAAGACTGGGACGGCGCGCGGCGGCGGCTCAGCTCGGCCATGGGCCAGATCGATCGCAACGCGACGTTCGATGTCCAGATCCAGGCGCACGCGATGCTCGGGCGGGTCTTCACGAAGATCAACAACCCGTCGAGCGCGACGCCCGAGTACAACAAGGTCCGCGGTTACTGGAAGGATCCGCAGGCCGCGCTGAAGAAGCTCGACGCCATCGGCGGGGGTGACGATGAGAAGCTCCGTCGTCTGGCCAAGTCGCTGACGGCCGTCGGTGAGGCGCTCTTCTTCTTCGCGGAGTTGAAGAAGAAGGAAGTCGATAAGATCCAGTTCCCCATCTACAAGGGCTCGGGTCAGCGCGACGACGTCATGAAGCACATCCAGACCAAGGTCATGGACTGGATCAAGAAGAAGCGGCCGGCGATCGAGCAAGCGTCGAACGAGTACGTGAAGATCGTCAACCTCGAGCCGCTGCCTCCGCCGCGCTGGGTCATCGCCGCTGGTTCGCGCGTCGGTGGTATGTGGAGCAAGTTCGTCGCCGAGTTCCGCGCCGCGCCGATTCCCAAGGAGTGGAAGGGCAACGGAATGGTCCCGGGTACGGACCTCAGCTACGCCGAGCTCCGCGGTGAGTACTACGCGAAGCTCGACGAGGCGAGCGAGCCGCAGAAGCTGTCGGCCAAGGCTGCCTTCAAGAAGTGCCTCGACTACTCGGTCAAGTATCAGTTCTTCGATGAGTACTCGCGTGCCTGCGAGGTGTGGCTGTCGAAGAACTACAGCGCCGAGTACCACCTGATCGACGAGTTCCGTGGTTCGCCGTCGCGCGTGAACTCGGGCCTCAGCGATCGCGCGCAGCCGGTGAACCTCGACGGTACGGCGTTCGTGCCCGTGCTCGATGTGCCGCAAGCCGAGAACAAGCCTGCTGCGGCGTCGGGCGACAAGCCTGCCGACGCGAAGCCCGGCACGTCACCCGAAAAGGCCGCCATCCAGGGCGCCACCACGAAGAAGAACTAG
- a CDS encoding tetratricopeptide repeat protein: MKRFSILVATAALTAAVGCGGGGAGGGGKPAVDPKTGQAIVDSKGNAVSVAAANKYKDGLEAFTKHDKARDWNEAVCAQTAEIFLDAADEQAGKTLVEAIYNAGVSYQRCKQDAKAKEYFKKALDADPKFHRARVQLAIYSFAESGEKSLDATINELYQAAIVDARFQNVEGLVQLGMLHMKRNNLQPDKDGRTDLQNAKRYAQSALAIDDGYLPAFNLLALIYMESAKQKAGRSSKKKVATNVSKEKKIDTQALDLAALVCSQAIRKNPNYAPIHNTAGMIQVELSNLNGAVGAFNTARKLDPTFYEAQMNFAAVNLQFRGFAQAEEAYRAALKMRPNDYDAHLGLALALRGQIDDSNFDKMVAAAAAELAEAKKLQPDRPETYYNDAILTQEYKAKSGGKDAEPMLLAAKQLFGEFIAKAGSAPEYADAVKRSKERMEEIEQIIEFNKQTEAERKAAEAEAKTRAAEAEAMGTDEGGAKPGGGGQ; encoded by the coding sequence ATGAAGAGGTTTTCGATTCTTGTGGCGACGGCTGCCCTGACGGCTGCGGTGGGTTGCGGCGGTGGGGGAGCCGGTGGGGGCGGCAAGCCCGCGGTGGATCCCAAGACCGGCCAGGCGATCGTGGACAGCAAGGGCAACGCTGTGTCCGTCGCTGCGGCGAACAAGTACAAGGACGGCCTCGAGGCCTTCACCAAGCACGACAAGGCGCGTGATTGGAACGAGGCCGTCTGCGCGCAGACGGCGGAGATCTTTCTCGACGCTGCCGACGAGCAAGCTGGCAAGACGCTGGTCGAGGCGATCTACAACGCGGGCGTCTCGTATCAGCGGTGCAAGCAGGACGCGAAGGCGAAGGAGTATTTCAAGAAGGCGCTCGACGCGGACCCCAAGTTCCATCGCGCGCGGGTGCAGCTCGCGATCTACTCCTTCGCCGAGTCGGGGGAGAAGTCGCTCGACGCGACGATCAATGAGCTCTACCAAGCTGCGATCGTCGACGCCCGGTTCCAGAACGTCGAGGGCCTCGTTCAGCTCGGCATGTTGCACATGAAGCGCAACAACCTGCAGCCGGACAAGGATGGTCGGACGGACCTGCAGAACGCGAAGCGCTACGCGCAGAGCGCGCTGGCCATCGACGACGGGTATCTGCCGGCGTTCAACCTGCTCGCGCTGATTTACATGGAATCGGCGAAGCAGAAGGCGGGTCGCTCCTCCAAGAAGAAGGTCGCGACGAACGTCAGCAAGGAGAAGAAGATCGACACGCAGGCTCTGGATCTCGCGGCCCTGGTTTGCTCGCAGGCCATCCGCAAGAACCCGAACTACGCGCCGATCCACAACACGGCCGGCATGATCCAGGTCGAGCTCAGCAACCTGAACGGCGCGGTCGGCGCGTTCAACACGGCGCGCAAGCTCGACCCGACCTTCTACGAGGCGCAGATGAACTTCGCCGCCGTGAACCTGCAGTTCCGCGGGTTCGCTCAGGCGGAGGAGGCCTACCGCGCTGCGCTGAAGATGCGGCCGAACGATTACGACGCGCACCTCGGGCTCGCGCTGGCGCTTCGTGGTCAGATCGACGACTCGAACTTCGACAAGATGGTCGCTGCGGCCGCGGCCGAGCTGGCGGAGGCGAAGAAGCTCCAGCCGGATCGGCCGGAGACGTACTACAACGACGCGATCCTGACGCAGGAGTACAAGGCGAAGTCGGGCGGCAAGGACGCCGAGCCGATGTTGCTCGCTGCGAAGCAGCTCTTCGGTGAGTTCATCGCCAAGGCTGGGAGCGCGCCCGAGTATGCGGATGCGGTGAAGCGCTCGAAGGAGCGCATGGAAGAGATCGAGCAGATCATCGAGTTCAACAAGCAGACCGAGGCGGAGCGCAAGGCGGCCGAGGCGGAGGCGAAGACCCGCGCCGCCGAGGCGGAAGCCATGGGCACCGACGAGGGGGGCGCGAAGCCCGGAGGCGGGGGGCAGTGA
- a CDS encoding AgmX/PglI C-terminal domain-containing protein, translated as MEGKQKVALTFALYQNEALVRRETVTQDIVKVGKDPKSHLRVDDELASRMHAVIEVASPEDITLIDLGNEPGTLVNGARVNKVKIKANDQLQIGGTKIVLEKAEPVAVAGGAAKPGNPFAAAPAANPFGAAPAANPFAAAGGNPFAGAPAAAPSPFGGGGGDPFGMNNPFAQPKAPSHDEVPHDAPEGSYTYQLVKSGPDVPSEEIESPSASVEVMVMWDQMILHVSHLTPPRSFYVGEEESKNFKCDYFVPQEKIGTTRAPIVLADKGGSVSVVLLPRAKGTIELAGQPKMTVQQAIDSGKTQPCSELSGAFQIALPPGSKARVDVDGLIFQVSTVNAGRVVAGHLQFETQNFMYHGLSMAVHLGLLAAMAFFMPPLGATDEDGISDDQKFMIQQFLASAAEKEMEEKETEQVADNAADNKEGGTGTRAKGEEGSMGNPNTKSSGNRYGVQGPQDNPDPHIARQAALRDAAEFGMIGLLNSGAGGDPNAPTAPWGRDDSLGNDALSARGNMWGDNIGDSFGAGGLGLSGIGEGGGGRGEGIGLGSIGTIGHGAGTGTGQGFGSGHGRLSGSHRTKPPQVRMGATSVSGRLPPEVIQRIVRQNFGRFRLCYENGLRNNPNLQGRVAVRFVIGRDGAVSNVGNGGSDMPDGGVVSCVVRAFYGLSFPQPEGGIVTVVYPIMFSPGG; from the coding sequence ATGGAAGGCAAGCAGAAGGTCGCGCTCACGTTCGCGCTCTACCAGAATGAAGCGCTCGTGCGTCGAGAGACGGTGACGCAGGACATCGTCAAGGTTGGAAAGGACCCGAAGAGCCATCTGCGCGTCGACGACGAGCTGGCCTCGCGAATGCACGCCGTCATCGAGGTGGCGTCGCCTGAGGACATCACGCTGATCGACCTCGGCAACGAGCCGGGGACGCTGGTGAACGGCGCCCGGGTCAACAAGGTCAAGATCAAGGCGAACGATCAGCTCCAGATCGGTGGCACGAAGATCGTGCTCGAGAAGGCCGAGCCTGTGGCGGTCGCGGGCGGCGCGGCGAAGCCCGGCAATCCGTTCGCGGCGGCTCCGGCGGCGAACCCGTTTGGCGCGGCTCCGGCGGCGAACCCGTTCGCGGCGGCCGGGGGCAACCCGTTCGCGGGCGCTCCGGCGGCGGCGCCGAGCCCGTTCGGCGGCGGCGGTGGCGACCCGTTTGGCATGAACAACCCCTTCGCGCAGCCGAAGGCGCCCTCGCACGACGAGGTGCCGCACGACGCGCCCGAGGGGTCGTACACGTACCAGCTCGTCAAGAGCGGCCCCGACGTCCCCAGCGAGGAGATCGAGTCGCCCTCCGCGTCCGTCGAGGTGATGGTGATGTGGGATCAGATGATCCTGCACGTCTCGCACTTGACGCCGCCGCGCTCGTTCTACGTGGGCGAGGAGGAGAGCAAGAACTTCAAGTGCGACTACTTCGTGCCGCAAGAGAAGATCGGCACGACGCGCGCTCCGATCGTGCTCGCGGACAAGGGCGGGTCGGTCTCGGTCGTGCTCCTGCCGCGCGCGAAGGGCACGATCGAGCTCGCGGGCCAGCCGAAGATGACGGTGCAGCAGGCGATCGACAGCGGCAAGACGCAGCCCTGCTCGGAGCTCTCGGGCGCGTTCCAGATCGCGCTGCCGCCGGGCTCGAAGGCGCGGGTCGACGTCGACGGCCTGATCTTCCAGGTGTCGACGGTGAACGCGGGCCGCGTGGTCGCGGGCCACCTGCAGTTCGAAACGCAGAACTTCATGTATCACGGCCTCTCGATGGCCGTGCACCTCGGGCTCCTCGCGGCGATGGCGTTCTTCATGCCGCCGCTCGGCGCCACGGACGAGGACGGGATCTCGGACGATCAGAAGTTCATGATCCAGCAGTTCCTCGCGTCGGCCGCCGAAAAGGAGATGGAGGAGAAGGAGACCGAGCAGGTCGCCGATAACGCCGCTGACAACAAGGAAGGCGGCACGGGAACGCGCGCCAAGGGTGAAGAGGGTTCGATGGGTAACCCGAACACCAAGTCGTCGGGCAACCGCTACGGCGTGCAGGGCCCGCAGGACAACCCCGATCCGCACATCGCGCGGCAGGCAGCGCTCCGCGACGCGGCGGAGTTCGGCATGATCGGCCTGCTCAACTCGGGCGCCGGTGGTGATCCGAATGCGCCGACGGCTCCCTGGGGTCGTGACGACTCGCTCGGCAACGATGCGCTGTCGGCCCGCGGCAACATGTGGGGCGACAACATCGGTGACTCGTTCGGCGCGGGCGGCCTCGGTTTGTCCGGTATCGGCGAGGGCGGCGGTGGTCGCGGTGAGGGTATCGGTCTCGGCTCGATCGGCACGATCGGCCACGGCGCGGGCACGGGCACGGGCCAGGGCTTCGGCTCGGGTCACGGTCGGCTCTCGGGTTCGCACCGCACGAAGCCGCCGCAGGTGCGCATGGGCGCGACGAGCGTGAGCGGCCGTCTTCCGCCCGAGGTCATCCAGCGTATCGTGCGTCAGAACTTCGGCCGGTTCCGCCTTTGCTACGAGAACGGCCTGCGGAACAACCCGAACCTCCAGGGCCGCGTCGCGGTGCGCTTCGTCATCGGTCGTGACGGCGCGGTGTCGAACGTGGGCAACGGTGGATCGGACATGCCGGATGGCGGCGTGGTGTCTTGCGTGGTCCGCGCGTTCTACGGCCTGTCCTTCCCGCAACCGGAAGGCGGTATCGTGACGGTCGTGTACCCGATCATGTTCAGCCCTGGCGGCTGA
- a CDS encoding tetratricopeptide repeat protein: protein MKLGAMVMASCVVVSSMLGLGCSRNRQEAVILANQGDKEVALNPDGAANKYEQATKLDPTNHRIFYKLAMAYKKKEEWDKTASTLSRATQLAPKFANYWFERAYALEMQAKKKTISYEEAKEPYQKCIENDPNFADCYHQLGNVFLWTDDEQKALENYTKAVEHNPNEIRYYTALADLYLRLGYTKEAEQVLKEAKNFAKPGDKSLFGVHVLLSQVHQDRKSLPEMVTELEAAKAVAGKDGPEAVQILFSLGSTYAQLTPPRTQEAVQMLKGFTARACKGAKAASFKTECETAQTLVTRLGGN, encoded by the coding sequence ATGAAGCTTGGCGCAATGGTGATGGCGTCCTGTGTCGTGGTCTCGAGCATGCTCGGGCTGGGGTGCAGCCGGAACCGGCAGGAGGCCGTGATCCTCGCAAACCAGGGCGACAAGGAGGTCGCGCTGAACCCGGACGGCGCGGCCAACAAGTACGAGCAGGCGACCAAGCTCGATCCGACAAACCATCGGATCTTTTACAAGCTGGCGATGGCCTACAAGAAAAAGGAGGAGTGGGACAAGACCGCCTCGACCTTGAGCCGCGCCACGCAGCTTGCGCCGAAGTTCGCGAACTACTGGTTCGAGCGCGCGTATGCGCTCGAGATGCAGGCGAAGAAGAAGACGATCTCGTACGAAGAGGCGAAGGAGCCGTACCAGAAGTGCATCGAGAACGATCCGAACTTCGCTGACTGTTACCACCAGCTCGGCAACGTCTTCCTTTGGACCGACGACGAGCAGAAGGCGCTCGAGAACTACACCAAGGCGGTCGAGCACAATCCGAACGAGATCCGTTACTATACGGCGCTCGCGGACCTCTACCTCCGCCTGGGGTACACGAAGGAGGCCGAGCAGGTGCTCAAGGAAGCGAAGAACTTCGCGAAGCCCGGCGACAAGAGCCTCTTCGGCGTGCACGTGCTGCTCTCGCAGGTTCACCAGGATCGCAAGTCGCTCCCGGAGATGGTGACGGAGCTCGAGGCAGCGAAGGCGGTCGCGGGCAAGGATGGCCCGGAGGCGGTGCAGATTCTCTTCAGCTTGGGCAGCACTTACGCGCAGCTCACCCCGCCGAGGACGCAGGAGGCCGTCCAGATGCTCAAGGGCTTCACCGCCCGGGCATGCAAGGGCGCGAAGGCGGCGAGCTTCAAGACCGAGTGCGAGACCGCGCAGACGCTGGTCACGCGGCTCGGTGGCAACTAG